From the Methylomonas sp. MK1 genome, one window contains:
- a CDS encoding XrtA/PEP-CTERM system-associated ATPase — MYDGFYNLTQKPFQLSADPDFFFQSSVHKRALAYMHYGLTQGEGFVLVIGSPGTGKTMLVKSLIKNLNKEKLLIGVMMTSQVGPEDTLRMAASTFGFSFSLTDKASLLSGFEKFIAEKAREGRRLLLIVDEAQNLPKQSLEELRMLTNLDVNGNPVFQVFLIGQPELKRTIYSADMEQLKQRIVSTFQLDPLDLEETKEYILFRLQTAGWSGTPEFTPSVFEAIHEFSGGIPRRINSLCDRLLLFGYLEELKLLDEQAVTKVIVEVKEEMLLEVADEEYESSMSPLHRFSGADSESLEHRIARLEDVVTNLRNSLNKEKALLRKAILLQLDMDAVYSDTTTSLD, encoded by the coding sequence ATGTACGACGGATTTTATAATCTCACCCAAAAGCCTTTTCAGCTTAGCGCTGATCCAGATTTTTTTTTCCAAAGCTCTGTACATAAACGTGCTTTAGCTTATATGCATTACGGCTTGACGCAGGGTGAGGGCTTTGTTCTCGTTATAGGCTCGCCTGGCACGGGTAAAACTATGCTGGTAAAGAGTTTGATAAAAAATTTGAACAAAGAGAAGTTGTTAATTGGGGTGATGATGACTTCTCAAGTGGGTCCCGAAGACACCTTGAGGATGGCGGCATCGACATTTGGTTTTTCATTTTCTCTGACGGATAAGGCCAGTTTATTATCTGGGTTTGAAAAGTTTATCGCTGAAAAAGCCAGAGAAGGAAGGCGATTGCTTTTAATCGTCGATGAAGCTCAGAATTTGCCAAAACAATCCTTGGAAGAATTGCGTATGCTTACCAATTTGGATGTTAATGGCAATCCTGTTTTTCAGGTGTTTTTGATTGGGCAACCCGAATTGAAACGCACCATTTACTCTGCGGATATGGAGCAGCTAAAGCAGCGCATTGTCTCTACATTTCAGCTTGATCCGTTGGATTTGGAAGAGACCAAAGAATATATACTTTTTAGGTTGCAAACCGCCGGTTGGTCTGGGACTCCTGAGTTTACGCCAAGTGTTTTTGAGGCTATTCACGAGTTTAGTGGAGGTATTCCTAGACGCATTAATTCCTTGTGTGACCGTCTGCTGTTGTTCGGTTATTTGGAAGAGTTGAAGCTGCTGGATGAGCAGGCAGTGACTAAAGTTATCGTCGAGGTTAAGGAAGAAATGTTGCTCGAGGTTGCTGACGAGGAGTATGAGAGTTCCATGTCGCCGTTACATCGTTTCAGTGGTGCTGATTCAGAATCTCTCGAGCATCGGATTGCCAGACTCGAAGATGTTGTCACCAATCTTCGAAACAGTCTGAATAAAGAAAAAGCGCTGCTTAGAAAAGCTATTCTGCTGCAATTGGATATGGATGCAGTTTACAGCGATACAACAACCTCCCTGGATTAA
- the wecB gene encoding non-hydrolyzing UDP-N-acetylglucosamine 2-epimerase, with protein sequence MFPKVLVCVVGARPNFMKMAPIIRQLQSVRHLITPYLVHTGQHYDQAMKDTFFQQLGIPEPDKDLGVGSGSHAVQTANVMLRFEPVLDEVKPFAVLVVGDVNSTIACGLVAVKKNIPLIHVEAGLRSYDRQMPEEINRILTDQLSDLLFTTERAAADNLIKEGIAEQRICFTGNVMIDTLLANCQQASSLAETLQRYGSRQIVSEKAYALLTLHRPSNVDDPETLARLVRVVGDISEKLPVIFPVHPRTQQKIVEAGLLQILPQQRVIMLPPVAYLEMLGLMQSAQLVLTDSGGLQEETTALGVPCVTLRENTERPITITEGTNTIVGTDRAKIMQCVDDILLTGGKSGRVPEYWDGKAAGRIVDEIVRRYELAG encoded by the coding sequence ATGTTCCCTAAAGTCTTGGTTTGCGTGGTTGGCGCGCGACCTAATTTCATGAAAATGGCGCCAATTATTAGGCAGTTGCAATCTGTTCGGCATTTGATCACTCCTTATCTGGTGCATACCGGTCAGCATTACGACCAAGCCATGAAAGATACTTTTTTCCAACAGCTCGGTATTCCGGAGCCGGACAAAGATTTGGGTGTTGGATCCGGCAGTCATGCAGTGCAGACTGCAAATGTCATGTTGCGCTTTGAGCCGGTTTTGGATGAGGTTAAACCTTTTGCCGTGTTGGTAGTGGGTGATGTCAATTCGACAATCGCCTGCGGTTTGGTCGCAGTGAAAAAAAACATTCCATTGATTCATGTTGAAGCCGGTTTGAGAAGTTATGATCGGCAAATGCCTGAAGAGATTAACCGGATTTTGACTGATCAACTTTCTGACCTGCTATTCACCACGGAGCGCGCGGCGGCGGACAATTTGATTAAAGAAGGTATTGCCGAACAGCGGATATGCTTTACCGGGAATGTGATGATCGACACGCTTCTGGCTAACTGCCAACAAGCCTCCTCTTTGGCGGAAACATTGCAGCGATACGGTTCTAGGCAGATTGTTTCGGAAAAAGCCTATGCCTTGTTAACACTGCACAGACCATCCAACGTTGACGACCCCGAAACACTGGCGCGCTTGGTTCGGGTGGTAGGGGATATCAGTGAAAAACTCCCGGTGATATTTCCGGTCCACCCACGTACACAGCAAAAAATTGTGGAAGCGGGTTTGCTGCAAATATTGCCGCAACAGAGGGTGATTATGTTGCCTCCGGTGGCATATTTGGAAATGCTCGGTTTGATGCAATCCGCCCAATTGGTTTTGACTGACTCCGGTGGTTTACAGGAAGAAACCACCGCATTGGGTGTACCTTGTGTGACTTTGCGGGAAAATACCGAAAGGCCGATCACGATCACCGAGGGTACTAATACTATTGTGGGAACTGATCGGGCTAAAATCATGCAATGCGTTGATGATATTTTGCTCACGGGTGGTAAAAGTGGCCGAGTCCCGGAATATTGGGATGGTAAAGCCGCTGGTCGCATCGTCGATGAAATTGTGCGTCGTTATGAGTTGGCAGGGTAA
- a CDS encoding XrtA system polysaccharide deacetylase has translation MNLPVRVNAMTVDVEDYFQVSAFEANIQRSQWDALPHRVEQNTQRILDLFAQHQVKATFFTLGWVAERYPQLVRRIVDEGHELASHGYQHTRVTEQTPEQFRQDLRISRQILEDIGGQSVVGYRAASYSIGAKNLWALEVLEDEGFQYSSSIYPVKHDLYGMPGAPRFAYRPDNAPKLLEIPITTLKILDRNIPCGGGGFFRLYPYQFSKWAYRHLNNHENQSGIFYFHPWEIDPEQPRQHDLSFKTRFRHYLNLDRMQNRLNSLLTDFAWDTMQSVFLSKQTDKSS, from the coding sequence ATGAATTTGCCTGTACGGGTTAATGCCATGACGGTCGATGTCGAGGATTATTTTCAGGTCTCGGCTTTTGAGGCGAATATTCAGCGTAGTCAGTGGGATGCTCTGCCGCACCGGGTAGAACAGAATACCCAGAGGATTTTGGATTTGTTTGCGCAACATCAGGTAAAAGCCACTTTTTTTACCTTGGGCTGGGTGGCTGAGCGTTATCCGCAATTGGTGCGCCGGATTGTCGATGAAGGGCACGAACTTGCTTCCCACGGTTATCAGCACACTCGGGTAACCGAACAAACACCGGAGCAGTTCAGGCAAGACCTTAGAATTAGCCGGCAGATTCTGGAAGATATTGGCGGCCAGTCCGTTGTGGGTTATCGGGCGGCAAGTTATTCGATAGGTGCCAAAAATCTCTGGGCGTTGGAAGTGCTGGAAGACGAAGGCTTTCAATACAGTTCCAGCATTTACCCGGTAAAGCATGACTTATACGGCATGCCAGGAGCTCCTCGATTCGCTTACAGGCCGGATAACGCGCCCAAACTGCTGGAAATACCAATTACTACGTTGAAAATACTGGATCGCAATATCCCCTGCGGCGGCGGCGGGTTTTTTAGATTATATCCGTATCAGTTTTCAAAATGGGCTTACCGTCACCTCAACAATCACGAAAACCAGTCTGGAATTTTTTATTTTCACCCTTGGGAAATAGATCCCGAACAGCCGCGGCAGCATGATTTGTCGTTCAAGACCCGTTTCAGACATTATTTGAATCTCGATAGAATGCAAAATCGCCTTAACAGCTTACTGACCGATTTTGCTTGGGATACCATGCAGAGCGTGTTTCTAAGCAAACAAACAGACAAATCATCATAG
- a CDS encoding FemAB family XrtA/PEP-CTERM system-associated protein, whose protein sequence is MIKLLEPAQRERWDHYVMAAVDGSFFHLSAWQQVIKQAFGHDTYYFYAEQDGEITGILPLTHVNSLLFGNSLVSNAFCVYGGIVASNDEAFAALQTKAQELARELGVDSLEMRNRQQKHPDWPHKELYVTFRKELDPDVEKNLNAIPRKQRAMVRAGIKAGLTSVIDDNVERLYRAYSESVRNLGTPVFPKKYFQILQDVFGESCEVLTIEHEGQLVASVMSFYFKDEVLPYYGGGTDAARDLKGNDFMYWEVMRRAVEKGCRVFDYGRSKVGTGSYRFKKHWGFEPEPLYYEVDLVKAKQIPEINPLNPKYRLFIAAWKRLPLPVSQLVGPWLAKDLG, encoded by the coding sequence ATGATCAAATTACTTGAGCCAGCCCAAAGAGAGCGTTGGGATCACTATGTCATGGCTGCGGTCGATGGCAGCTTTTTTCATTTATCAGCATGGCAGCAGGTAATTAAACAAGCCTTCGGCCACGATACTTACTATTTCTACGCAGAACAAGATGGTGAAATCACCGGTATTTTACCCTTGACCCATGTCAATAGCTTGTTATTCGGCAATTCTCTGGTTTCAAACGCGTTTTGTGTATACGGCGGAATTGTTGCCAGTAACGATGAGGCTTTTGCAGCCTTGCAAACCAAAGCCCAAGAACTGGCCAGAGAATTGGGCGTGGATAGTCTGGAAATGAGAAATCGACAACAGAAGCATCCTGATTGGCCGCACAAGGAACTCTACGTCACGTTTAGAAAAGAACTCGATCCAGATGTCGAAAAAAATCTAAATGCGATCCCACGTAAGCAGCGGGCGATGGTGCGGGCGGGCATCAAAGCCGGTCTTACAAGTGTCATAGACGACAATGTCGAACGTTTATATCGCGCCTATTCTGAAAGTGTCAGGAACCTTGGCACCCCGGTATTTCCGAAAAAATATTTTCAAATTTTGCAGGATGTATTCGGCGAGAGTTGCGAGGTGTTAACGATAGAGCACGAAGGTCAGCTGGTCGCCAGTGTGATGAGTTTTTATTTTAAGGACGAGGTTTTGCCTTATTATGGCGGCGGCACCGACGCGGCCCGTGATTTGAAAGGCAACGATTTCATGTATTGGGAAGTGATGCGGCGTGCGGTGGAAAAGGGATGCCGAGTTTTCGATTACGGTCGCAGTAAAGTTGGCACAGGCTCTTATCGCTTTAAAAAGCACTGGGGTTTCGAACCGGAACCTCTCTATTACGAGGTTGATTTGGTTAAAGCGAAACAAATACCCGAAATCAATCCGCTCAATCCTAAATACCGCTTGTTTATTGCGGCTTGGAAGCGCTTGCCTTTGCCGGTTAGTCAGCTAGTTGGCCCTTGGCTTGCCAAGGACTTAGGCTAA
- a CDS encoding TIGR03087 family PEP-CTERM/XrtA system glycosyltransferase gives MEKPKLLYLVHRIPYPPNKGDKIRSFHFLLALAVEYRIFLGTFIDDPDDKQHIDALKSFSADTRCIELNPQSGKIKSLIGLLNGEALSLPYYRNCELQEWVDKTIHEQGIERVMIFSSPMAQYVEKYTNLHWVADFVDVDSDKWRQYALSKHWPANWIYRREAEKLLTYERRIASRADATIFVSEQEAGLFKTLAPESASKIGFVNNGVDTDRFDPGLSWQTPFLADQQAIVFTGAMDYWANVDAVKWFAEQVFPVIKNQLPEVRFYIVGSKPAKEVLQLAENEPAVIVTGRVDDVRPYVAHADVVVAPLRIARGIQNKVLEAMAMAKPIVATSAAMEGIPGGADLHVAIADAPEDFASQVLRFLEQPVESANVNRHYVESDFSWEQNGQRLCRLLARETA, from the coding sequence ATGGAAAAGCCTAAATTACTTTACTTAGTCCATCGTATTCCTTATCCACCTAATAAGGGCGATAAAATTCGTTCTTTTCATTTTTTGCTCGCTTTGGCGGTCGAATACCGGATATTCCTCGGTACCTTTATCGATGACCCTGATGATAAGCAACATATCGACGCCTTAAAGTCTTTCAGTGCAGATACCCGCTGTATCGAATTAAATCCCCAGAGCGGTAAAATTAAAAGTTTGATAGGCTTGCTGAATGGAGAAGCCTTGAGTTTGCCGTATTACCGTAACTGCGAATTGCAGGAATGGGTAGATAAGACTATCCACGAACAGGGTATCGAGCGGGTAATGATCTTTTCGTCGCCAATGGCGCAATATGTTGAGAAATATACCAACTTGCATTGGGTGGCGGATTTTGTCGATGTTGATTCCGATAAATGGCGGCAATACGCGCTTAGCAAGCATTGGCCAGCAAATTGGATCTATCGGCGAGAAGCCGAGAAATTGTTGACTTATGAGCGCCGTATCGCCAGTAGGGCCGATGCAACAATATTCGTATCCGAACAAGAAGCAGGTTTGTTCAAAACGTTGGCGCCTGAATCGGCAAGCAAAATTGGTTTTGTAAACAACGGAGTGGATACGGATAGGTTCGATCCGGGTTTGTCATGGCAAACGCCGTTCCTGGCCGATCAGCAGGCTATTGTATTCACTGGCGCCATGGATTATTGGGCTAATGTTGATGCAGTCAAATGGTTTGCCGAGCAGGTATTTCCTGTTATTAAAAACCAATTGCCGGAAGTTCGTTTTTATATAGTGGGTTCCAAACCCGCCAAAGAAGTGTTGCAGCTGGCGGAAAACGAGCCTGCCGTAATTGTGACCGGTCGGGTTGACGATGTCAGGCCCTATGTTGCTCACGCGGATGTTGTCGTTGCGCCCTTACGCATTGCCAGAGGCATTCAAAACAAAGTCCTGGAAGCCATGGCGATGGCCAAGCCGATAGTGGCTACCTCGGCAGCTATGGAAGGCATTCCGGGTGGGGCAGATTTGCATGTGGCGATAGCCGACGCTCCGGAAGACTTTGCCAGCCAAGTTTTACGGTTTTTGGAGCAGCCGGTCGAATCCGCTAACGTCAATCGCCACTATGTAGAAAGCGATTTCAGTTGGGAGCAGAACGGCCAACGCTTGTGCCGATTGTTAGCGCGTGAGACTGCATAA
- a CDS encoding TIGR03088 family PEP-CTERM/XrtA system glycosyltransferase, with protein MSRPLPPLIVHIIYRLGIGGLENGLVNIINNLPENNYRHAIICLADSTEFSQRIKRQDVIVHQLHKRPGQDWASFYTVYRLLKQWQPAIVHTRNLAAIEYQACALLAGVPYRVHGEHGWDVFDPDGSNVKYQWLRRGLGSIIHRFIPLSQHLQDYLLNRVGIPSAKVTRICNGVDTKTFYPRAGVRQIPEGCSLNLDEKLVIGTVGRMHGVKDQLTLVRAFIDACENSPEFAQIARLFLVGDGPLRAEAIELLNTASLIDKVWLPGERNDIPEILRSLDIFVLPSKAEGISNTILEAMASGLPVIATRVGGNPELVLDGKTGCLVEKADVKGMSSAMRELVLGDGKRRQFGEASLERIQAEFSIDSMVNRYRQVYDKQ; from the coding sequence ATGTCCAGACCGTTGCCGCCCTTAATCGTGCACATCATTTATCGGCTAGGCATTGGCGGGCTGGAGAACGGTCTGGTCAATATCATTAACAATTTGCCGGAAAACAATTACCGGCATGCCATTATCTGTTTGGCGGATAGCACCGAATTCAGCCAACGTATCAAGCGGCAAGATGTGATCGTTCATCAGTTGCATAAGCGCCCAGGACAGGATTGGGCATCGTTTTATACAGTCTATCGCTTGTTGAAACAATGGCAACCCGCTATCGTGCATACCCGTAATTTAGCGGCAATCGAATATCAGGCTTGCGCGTTGTTAGCCGGCGTGCCTTATCGGGTGCATGGCGAGCATGGCTGGGATGTCTTCGATCCCGACGGTAGTAACGTCAAATATCAATGGCTAAGGCGGGGTTTAGGTTCAATCATCCATCGCTTCATTCCTTTGTCACAGCATTTGCAGGACTATTTGCTGAATCGAGTGGGCATTCCTTCGGCTAAAGTCACGCGCATCTGTAACGGCGTCGATACCAAAACATTTTATCCTCGTGCCGGAGTTAGACAAATACCGGAGGGTTGCTCGCTGAATTTGGATGAAAAGTTGGTGATTGGCACGGTCGGACGTATGCACGGCGTGAAAGATCAATTGACGCTGGTTAGGGCATTTATCGATGCCTGTGAAAACTCTCCGGAATTTGCCCAAATTGCCCGTTTGTTTTTGGTTGGTGACGGGCCTTTGCGAGCCGAAGCGATTGAATTGTTAAATACCGCCAGCCTGATCGATAAAGTCTGGTTACCCGGTGAGCGCAACGACATCCCGGAAATCCTGCGCAGTCTGGATATTTTCGTATTGCCGTCAAAGGCAGAAGGTATTTCCAACACTATACTGGAAGCGATGGCAAGTGGATTGCCGGTTATCGCTACTCGAGTCGGCGGCAACCCCGAGCTGGTGCTGGACGGAAAAACCGGGTGTCTGGTAGAAAAAGCGGATGTAAAGGGCATGTCATCCGCGATGCGCGAGTTGGTGCTGGGTGACGGCAAACGGAGGCAATTCGGCGAAGCTTCGCTTGAGCGGATTCAGGCGGAATTTTCAATCGATAGCATGGTGAACCGCTATCGGCAAGTTTATGACAAGCAGTAA